In Carya illinoinensis cultivar Pawnee chromosome 16, C.illinoinensisPawnee_v1, whole genome shotgun sequence, a single window of DNA contains:
- the LOC122298627 gene encoding cytochrome b5-like isoform X1, whose amino-acid sequence MAARIFTLSQVERHRSKKDCWLVINGRVLNVTKFLKEHPGGEEVLMESAGQDASKEFEDVGHSKGAQSLLRKYRVGVLQGHIFQDGDSEEVAYEEYSENKAEMTAFVIKHDRLSKFLRLLLQYFVPFLISAAYFCYRYFTRAP is encoded by the exons ATGGCGGCAAGAATTTTCACCCTCTCACAAGTTGAACGACACAGATCAAAGAAAGATTGCTGGCTTGTCATCAACGGCAGA GTATTGAACGTGACAAAGTTTTTGAAGGAACACCCAGGAGGAGAAGAGGTGTTGATGGAGTCTGCAGGGCAGGACGCCTCcaaggagtttgaggatgtTGGACACAGCAAGGGAGCTCAAAGCTTGCTCCGAAAATACCGGGTGGGTGTCCTTCAAGGACACATATTCCAAGACGGAGACTCCGAGGAAGTTGCCTATGAGGAATATTCCGAGAACAAAGCTGAGATGACTGCTTTTGTGATCAAGCATGACCGACTGTCCAAGTTTCTGCGTCTCCTCCTCCAGTACTTCGTCCCTTTCTTGATTAGTGCCGCCTATTTCTGTTACAGGTACTTTACCAGGGCACCCTAG
- the LOC122298627 gene encoding cytochrome B5-like isoform X2: MAARIFTLSQVERHRSKKDCWLVINGREHPGGEEVLMESAGQDASKEFEDVGHSKGAQSLLRKYRVGVLQGHIFQDGDSEEVAYEEYSENKAEMTAFVIKHDRLSKFLRLLLQYFVPFLISAAYFCYRYFTRAP; this comes from the exons ATGGCGGCAAGAATTTTCACCCTCTCACAAGTTGAACGACACAGATCAAAGAAAGATTGCTGGCTTGTCATCAACGGCAGA GAACACCCAGGAGGAGAAGAGGTGTTGATGGAGTCTGCAGGGCAGGACGCCTCcaaggagtttgaggatgtTGGACACAGCAAGGGAGCTCAAAGCTTGCTCCGAAAATACCGGGTGGGTGTCCTTCAAGGACACATATTCCAAGACGGAGACTCCGAGGAAGTTGCCTATGAGGAATATTCCGAGAACAAAGCTGAGATGACTGCTTTTGTGATCAAGCATGACCGACTGTCCAAGTTTCTGCGTCTCCTCCTCCAGTACTTCGTCCCTTTCTTGATTAGTGCCGCCTATTTCTGTTACAGGTACTTTACCAGGGCACCCTAG